One window from the genome of Populus alba chromosome 15, ASM523922v2, whole genome shotgun sequence encodes:
- the LOC118037384 gene encoding VQ motif-containing protein 20, with product MSPANLHDHKAKTKNMYPPPPLKVNKDSHMIKKSFPSPPSSSSSSVSSLAVTGPIKPHPVIIYTHSPKVIHTNPKDFMALVQKLTGLSQSGDDPSAPQARKENGNRVVAKEENKKVKINDDNESSSAITDHENYGSIGDRGQRFNYITNIPIFTPNLAEFLCANQPCYNNYTTDPLFLSFSKYDLSTFCLGGED from the coding sequence ATGAGCCCAGCAAATCTCCATGATCACAAAGCAAAGACCAAGAATATGTACCCACCACCACCCTTGAAAGTCAACAAGGACTCTCACATgatcaaaaaatcatttccatCACCGCCGTCGTCATCTTCATCCTCCGTGTCTTCGCTAGCTGTTACAGGTCCCATCAAGCCCCATCCGGTGATCATCTACACCCACTCGCCCAAAGTCATCCACACAAACCCTAAGGATTTCATGGCATTGGTGCAAAAACTAACGGGCTTGTCGCAGTCCGGGGATGACCCGTCGGCACCTCaagcaaggaaagaaaatgGTAATAGGGTGGTGGCGAAGGAGGAAAACAAGAAGGTGAAGATTAACGATGATAATGAATCATCTTCAGCTATTACTGATCATGAGAATTATGGGAGCATTGGTGATCGTGGACAACGTTTTAATTACATTACTAATATTCCAATATTTACACCTAATTTAGCTGAGTTTCTATGCGCAAACCAGCCATGCTATAATAACTACACTACGGATCCtttatttctttccttctcCAAATATGATCTCAGCACCTTCTGCCTTGGAGGTGAAGATTAA